Proteins from a single region of Pogoniulus pusillus isolate bPogPus1 chromosome 23, bPogPus1.pri, whole genome shotgun sequence:
- the NBEAL2 gene encoding LOW QUALITY PROTEIN: neurobeachin-like protein 2 (The sequence of the model RefSeq protein was modified relative to this genomic sequence to represent the inferred CDS: deleted 1 base in 1 codon), with product MASRERLYELWMLYFAKKDLSYLQQWLEAFVMNFEKIIALPSLEPRRPEESVSEIPVLPREVLQVLSQRLGQCVAQVPREEGAGTSLGQALLLLKFFIIICRNPENIQADKTPGFIPEVLKFLRVCATKLRSTHELEGGGMQLESGMLHALHLCECLFDPYQTWRRQLSGEVISSKEKSKYKFAPAPLPPEFSTFFQESFQAGGQLPGMLQLRLIHLFGAILSGSKPNALRAITPAAVELLLSVLQRGGGETRPVPGLLELALRVVVAVVHILHGSSPGAGPVPLRLLLDGYFRVLNSNLPIASLAPEAAAGLIALRVLMLDAIPAMLSCEDRPVLQAVFLSNNCFEHIIRLLQNSKGSDGSSDTIAVHALGVLTAIMRNSPSAKEVFKERIGYSHLYEVLRSQGQPTQRLLQELLNMAVEGDHSSFPVRPIRNEQPLLILLAWLPALACRELQVCLSGWLRRLCEASLPSRLTCVKAGMVGCLLGALATEPALPAACSENLLELLQALGSLSIRPGELRQLLRLLRQERGQGPHPYVAPVIRALSGMARLEGPPRALQCFDLTPGMAGIMVPTIQKWPGGAFAFHAWVCLSEEEPEPPVRPKRRQLYSFFTSGGTGFEAFFTAGGVLVVAVCTKKDYMTVALPEFAFNDSAWHCVDIVHVAGRRPFGQNVVSIYSDGHLRKTAQLRFPSLHESFTSCCIGSAGHRTTTTAAAATTSHPPVSHGPEVVFPSHPTLGRSQSVPAALGPHSWTPTQPPMEGVVATTAAGSQDMEWGSPTSLEGHLGSVAIFCEALQQAQVKALFCAGPNVTSPFTVEGDLVELSSKLLLYYTPQACRNNICLDLSPSHGLDGRLTGHKVVNWDIKDVVNCVGGMGVLLPLLEQVVSKKEEPEDEQETNNLVGPELTSSRNAQGMLIPLGKSSESRLERNSVAAFLLLLKNFIQNHPVNQESLVQCHGPAVVGALLQKVSSPLLDMSTLMASQILMEQVASEGSGLLLHLLYQHLLFDFRIWSNSDFAVRLGHIQYLANVVKDHKQRIRKKYGVQYVLDSIRTHYGTSREKTTATDDIRTVQTSLFSLVKDFFCRSFSGEEMQSLLSYVAGAQDEQQVCGALEVIHSLLKGSPAQEQLFTFLFEPGHVEVLFSLLVQKKFSDEVRERVFKILYKMLKYEKVPERSKNRLKLKDIGYQGLIACLGDIPGSMLLFRCLSEQVLGADPPNYKDLVAVVYLSHRAELTVRLDICRKLFHLIYAQQDLVRQLARLAGWQDTLTKLYVKESYECRQHSLSHLGTGACLGLLRCSEPSGKEGPSPPPAELQELDVFLPLGYEASDQELSEGFSDHSISPSGRIKSFHSYNFKSFDSSDRASRSSSNPGDGPPFDGVYHPLSPFSTSPFDLGLDLASTSSIATAESGTQTPASGPGTPSPLESFKPFPGMRARKSSSLSNVLDESSYQDTLPSDNVSNTSNPQQTPEEELCNLLTNIIFSVTWRGVEGWDDVAWRERGQVFSVLTKLGTACELVRPPDEIKRSLLEMMLESALTDLKESGPSTLPGLTHNALKLLRLLQDFLFSEGHNNQALWSEKIYEGVSSLLDKLGVWYHLANGTSDLKEMAQTGLRILVGYVMLQDPQLHSLAYVKLHSLLQTSSVPRKDEACYLLGKLETSLRRSLDAKSETFSWLVPIIRTLMDQCYETLQLQLFLPSLPPTNGSPTFYEDFQLFCTTPEWRSFIEKHVQPTMAQFEMDTFGKSHDHMSNFWNACYDAMMSSSQRREQEKATSRRMFQELVLEPAAKRCRAENARHANVLKQANNHHSTVLKQWRSLCRLLTSPRSAWADRNPPEVRWKLSSAETYSRMRLKLVPNLNFDQHLEASALRDNLGADHLHNPAESLPLAMAKEAKVSELEDDQLAEEDLPVLDNQAEPKEQNQREKLVVSEDCELITTVAVVPGRLEVTTQHIYFYDGSSEKEETEGGIGYDFKRPLSHLREVHLRRYNLRRSALELFFIDQANYFLNFKRKVVARSQPQQTPPGPSPPTTSSSLCHPPQVRNKVYSCILGLRPPNQIYFGSRSPQELLKASGLTQKWVLREISNFEYLMQLNTIAGRTYNDLSQYPVFPWILRDYVSETLDLTNPAVFRDLSKPIGVANERHARDVKEKYESFEDPTGTVDKFHYGTHYSNAAGVMHYLIRTEPFTTLHIQLQSGRFDCSDRQFHSVPAAWQARMENPVDVKELIPEFFYFPEFLENQNGFDLGCLQLSNEKVGDVVLPRWASSREDFICQHRKALESEYVSAHLHEWIDLIFGYKQRGPAAVEALNVFYYCTYEGAVDLDAIADETQRKALEGIISNFGQTPCQLLKEPHPARLSAESAARRLARLDTRSPNVFENLDQLKSFFVEGISDGVALVQAVVPKNQAHSFITQGSPDVLVSVGKLEAQVDSGDLGGAGPNLRLAAVVGAGSPPSTQVTVSANGLLGTHNWLPYDKNISNYFSFTKDPTVSNTKTQRFLQGPFAPGADLCSRTLAVSPDGKLLFSGGHWDNSLRVTSLAKGKVVGHITRHIDVVTCLALDLCGIYLISGSRDTTCMVWQVLQQGGFSSGLAPKPAQVLYGHDAEVTCVAISTELDMAVSGSKDGTIIIHTIRRGLFIRSLRPPGESSPPAALSHLAVGPEGQVVAQTSMGQRACLKDRFGLHLYSVNGKHLSSVPLDEEVTAMCLTEDFVVLGTVQCGLEIRDLQSLKAAVPPVPMRVPIHSVSVTKEKSHILVGLEDGKLIVVGAGQPAEVRPGQFHRRLWRSTRRISQVSAGETEYNAAEGRG from the exons ATGGCTTCCCGGGAGCGGCTGTACGAGCTTTGGATGCTTTACTTCGCTAAG AAGGACCTCTCGTAcctgcagcagtggctggaaGCCTTTGTGATGAACTTCGAGAAGATCATCGCCCTGCCTTCGCTGGAGCCCCGCAG GCCAGAGGAGTCAGTGTCGGAGATCCCAGTGCTGCCGCGGGAGGTTCTGCAGGTGCTGAGCCAACGGCTGGGGCAGTGTGTGGCACAAGTCCCAAGGGAGGAAGGTGCTGGgaccagcctgggccaggccctcctcctcctcaagtTCTTCATCATCATCTGCAG AAACCCAGAGAACATCCAAGCAGACAAAACCCCTGGCTTCATCCCGGAGGTGCTGAAGTTCCTGCGGGTCTGCGCCACCAAG CTGAGGAGCACCCATGAGTTGGAAGGAGGTGGGATGCAGCTGGAGAGTGGGATGCTCCATGCCCTGCACCTCTGCGAGTGCCTCTTTGACCCCTACCAGACGTGGAGACGGCAGCTGAGTGG AGAAGTCATCAGCTCCAAGGAGAAAAGCAAATACAAGTttgccccagcccctctgccccctgAGTTCAGCACCTTCTTCCAAG aGTCCTTCCAAGCTGGAGGGCAGCTCCCTGGAATGCTCCAGCTCCGTCTCATCCATCTTTTTGGAGCCATCCTCTCTGGATCTAAG CCCAACGCCCTGCGAGCCATCACGCCGGCAGCGGTAGAGCTTCTGCTGAGTGTCCTCCAGCGGGGAGGTGGAGAGACCCGACCCGTCcctgggctgctggagctggcactgcGTGTGGTGGTGGCTGTGGTCCACATCCTGCACGGCAGCAGCCCCGGCGCCGGCCCCGTGCCCTTGCGTCTCCTCCTGGATGGTTACTTCAGGGTCCTCAATTCCAACCTGCCCATCGCTTCCTTGGCGCCGGAGGCAGCCGCTGGCCTCATCGCTCTGCGTGTCCTCATGCTGG ATGCCATCCCTGCCATGCTGAGCTGTGAGGACCGGCCAGTCCTTCAGGCTGTGTTCCTCAGCAACAACTGCTTCGAGCACATCATCCGGCTGCTGCAGAACAGCAAG GGCTCTGATGGCAGCTCCGACACCATCGCGGTCCACGCCCTCGGGGTGCTCACTGCCATCATGAGAAACTCACCTTCAGCAAAG gaggtgttcaaggaacgCATCGGCTATTCCCACCTCTATGAGGTCCTGAGGAGCCAAGGTCAGCCCACCCAACGTCTGCTCCAAGAGCTTCTCAACATG GCAGTAGAGGGTGACCACAGCTCCTTCCCAGTGCGCCCCATCCGCAACGAGCAACCTCTGCTGATCCTGCTGGCCTGGTTGCCAGCGCTGGCGTGCCGAGAGCTGCAGGTCTGCCTCTCGGGCTGGCTGCGGCGGCTCTGCGaagcctccctgcccagccgcCTCACCTGCGTCAAGGCAGGCATGGTGGGTTGTCTGCTGGGCGCCTTGGCCACTGAGCCagcgctgccagctgcctgctctgaaaacctgctggagctgctgcaggcgcTGGGCAGCCTCTCCATCCGCCCCGGAGAGCTGCGGCAGCTCCTGCGGCTGCTGCGGCAGGAGCGGGGACAGGGACCTCATCCCTACGTGGCGCCTGTCATCCGGGCTCTGTCGGGCATGGCGCGGCTGGAGGGCCCTCCCCGGGCGCTGCAGTGCTTTGACCTGACGCCGGGAATGGCGGGGATCATGGTGCCCACCATCCAGAAGTGGCCTGGCGGTGCCTTCGCCTTCCACGCCTGGGTGTGCCTGAGCGAGGAGGAACCTGAGCCGCCGGTGAGGCCGAAGAGGAGGCAGCTGTACAG CTTCTTCACGTCCGGTGGGACAGGCTTCGAGGCGTTCTTCACCGCCGGCGGCGTGCTGGTGGTGGCAGTCTGCACCAAGAAGGACTACATGACGGTGGCCTTGCCGGAGTTTGCCTTCAACGACTCGGCTTGG CACTGCGTTGACATCGTCCACGTGGCCGGGCGCCGGCCCTTTGGCCAGAACGTGGTCAGCATCTACAGCGACGGCCACCTGCGCAAGACGGCGCAGCTGcgcttcccctccctccacgAG tccttcacCTCCTGCTGCATCGGCTCTGCAGGCCACCGGACCACCACCACCGCCGCTGCCGCCACCACCAGCCACCCACCGGTGTCCCACGGGCCGGAGGTGGTCTTCCCTTCACACCCAACCCTTGGCCGTtcccagtctgtcccagctgccctgggccCCCACTCTTGGACCCCTACTCAGCCCCCCATGGAGGGGGTGGTGGCCACCACGGCAGCCGGAAGCCAGGATATGGAGTGGGGCagccccacctccctggagggtcACCTTGGCTCTGTGGCCATCTTCTGCGAAGCTCTGCAGCAAGCCCAGGTCAAAGCCCTCTTCTGTGCAG GACCAAACGTCACATCACCGTTTACAGTGGAGGGTGACTTGGTGGAGCTCAGCAGCAAGCTCTTGCTGTACTACACCCCACAG GCCTGCAGGAACAACATCTGTCTGGACCTCTCTCCCAGCCACGGCTTGGATGGGAGGCTGACCGGGCACAAGGTGGTCAACTGGGACATCAAG GACGTGGTCAACTGTGTGGGAGGAATGGGAGTGCTGCTGCCCTTGCTTGAGCAAGTGGTGTCCAAgaaggaggagcctgaggatgAGCAGGAGACCAACAACCTGGTGGGGCCAGAGCTGACGTCCTCCAGAAATGCCCAGGGCATGCTTATCCCACTGGGCAAGTCCTCAG agagcaggctggagaggaacagcgtggctgccttcctgctgctgctgaagaacttcatccagAACCACCCTGTGAACCAGGAGAGCCTGGTGCAGTGCCACGGACCTGCCGTCGTCGGGGCGCTGCTGCAGAAG GTCTCCAGCCCGCTACTGGACATGAGCACGCTGATGGCCTCGCAGatcctgatggagcaggtggcCTCAGAGGGCAGCGGGCTCCTGCTGCACCTCCTCTACCAGCATCTCCTCTTTGACTTCCGCATCTGGAGCAACAGCGACTTCGCCGTCCGCTTAG GTCACATCCAGTACCTGGCCAACGTCGTCAAGGACCACAAGCAGCGCATCCGGAAGAAGTATGGGGTGCAGTACGTCCTGGACTCCATCAGGACGCACTATGG AACCTCCAGGGAGAAGACCACGGCCACTGATGACATCAGGACAGTACAGACGTCCCTCTTCAGCTTGGTGAAGGATTTCTTCTGCAGGAGCTTTTCTGGGGAGGAGATGCAGAGCTTGCTGAGCTACGTGGCTGGGGCACAGGATGAGCAGCAG GTCTGTGGGGCGCTGGAGGTGATCCACAGCCTGCTGAAGGGCTCAccagcccaggagcagctcttcACCTTCCTCTTTGAGCCAGGCCACGTGGAGGTCCTCTTCTCGCTGCTGGTGCAGAAGAAGTTCTCCGATGAAGTGCGGGAGAGGGTCTTCAAG ATCCTCTACAAGATGCTGAAGTACGAGAAGGTCCCCGAGCGCAGCAAGAACCGCCTGAAGCTGAAGGACATCGGGTACCAGGGGCTCATCGCCTGCCTCGGTGACATCCCCGGCTCCATGCTGCTCTTCCGCTGCCTCTCGGAGCAGGTCCTGGGGGCAG ACCCTCCCAACTACAAGGACCTGGTGGCTGTGGTCTACCTGTCCCACCGTGCCGAGCTGACTGTGCGACTCGATATCTGCCGCAAG CTCTTCCACTTGATCTACGCGCAGCAGGACCTGGTGAGGCAGCTGGCGaggctggctggctggcaggACACGCTCACCAAGCTCTACGTCAAGGAGTCCTACGAGTGccgccagcacagcctgagccacctgggcaccGGCGCCTGCCTGGGGCTCCTgcgctgctcagagccctccgGCAAGGAGGGACCCAGCCCACCACcggctgagctgcaggagctggacgTCTTCTTGCCACTGGGCTATGAGGCCTCGGACCAGGAGCTCTCTGAGGGCTTCTCCGACCACTCCATCTCCCCAAGTGGCCGCATCAAGTCCTTCCACTCCTACAACTTCAAGTCTTTTGACTCCTCTGACCGGGCCAGCCGCTCATCATCCAACCCTGGCGATGGACCTCCCTTCGATGGTGTCTACCACCCACTCTCACCCTTCTCCACCTCGCCCTTTGACCTGGGGCTTGACCtggccagcaccagctccaTCGCCACAGCTGAGAGCGGCACACAGACCCCTGCCAGCGGCCCTGGCACCCCCTCACCCCTGGAGAGCTTCAAGCCCTTCCCTGGGATGCGAGCACGCAagagctccagcctctccaacGTCCTGGATGAGAGCAGCTACCAGGACACGCTGCCCAGCGACAATGTCTCCAACACCAGCAACCCCCAG CAAACGCCTGAGGAGGAGCTGTGCAACCTCTTGACCAACATCATCTTCTCAGTGACCTGGCGTGGGGTGGAGGGCTGGGACGATGTGGCGTGGAGGGAGCGTGGGCAGGTCTTCTCTGTCCTCACcaagctggggacagcctgCGAGCTGGTGCGGCCCCCCGATGAGATCAAGCGTAG CTTACTGGAGATGATGCTGGAGTCAGCATTGACGGACCTGAAGGAGTCAGGACCATCCACCCTGCCTGGTCTCACCCACAATGCCCTCAAGCTGCTGCGATTGCTGCAGGACTTCTtgttctctgagggacacaacAACCAGGCACTGTGGAGTGAGAAG ATCTACGAGGGGGTGAGCAGTCTGCTGGACAAGCTGGGCGTCTGGTACCACCTGGCCAATGGCACCTCCGACCTCAAGGAGATGGCCCAGACCGGGCTACGCATCCTTGTGGGCTACGTCATGCTGCAGGACCCTCAG ctgcactcactGGCGTACGTcaagctgcacagcctgctgcagacctCCTCGGTCCCCAGGAAGGATGAAGCTTGCTacctcctgggcaagctggagaCCTCTCTGAGGCGCTCGCTGGATGCCAAGTCCGAGACCTTCTCCTGGCTGGTGCCCATCATCCGTACACTCATGGACCAGTGCTATGAGaccttgcagctgcagctcttcctgcCCTCGCTGCCACCCACTAATGGCAGCCCCACCTTCTACGAGGACTTCCAGCTCTTCTGCACCACCCCGGAGTGGAGGAGCTTCATCGAGAAGCAC GTGCAGCCCACCATGGCCCAGTTTGAGATGGACACCTTTGGCAAGAGTCACGACCACATGTCCAACTTCTGGAACGCCTGTTACGATGCCATGATGAGCAGCTCCCAGCGGCGGGAGCAGGAGAAGGCAACCAGCCGCAGGATGTTCCAG gagctggtgctggagcCGGCGGCGAAGCGCTGCAGGGCAGAGAATGCCCGGCATGCCAACGTGCTCAAGCAGGCCAACAACCACCACAGCACCGTGCTCAAGCAGTGGAGGTCCCTCTGCCGCCTCCTCACCTCACCTCGCTCCGCCTGGGCTGACCG GAACCCACCAGAGGTTCGGTGGAAGTTGTCAAGTGCTGAGACCTACTCCCGGATGAGGTTGAAGCTGGTGCCCAACCTGAATTTTGACCAACACTTGGAGGCCAGTGCCCTGCGGGACAACCTGG GGGCTGACCACCTCCACAACCCTGCCGAGTCCCTCCCACTCGCcatggccaaggaggccaaggtGAGCGAGCTGGAAGATGACCAACTAGCTGAGGAGGACCTCCCTGTCCTGGACAACCA GGCTGAGCCCAAGGAGCAGAACCAGCGGGAGAAGCTGGTGGTGTCAGAGGACTGTGAGCTCATCACCACAGTGGCCGTTGTCCCTGGCCGGCTGGAGGTGACAACCCAGCACATCTACTTCTATGATGGCAGCAGCGAGAAGGAGGAGACAGAGGGAG GGATCGGCTACGACTTCAAGCGTCCCTTGTCCCACCTGCGTGAGGTCCACCTGCGGCGCTACAACCTGCGGCGCTCCGCGCTCGAGCTCTTCTTCATCGACCAGGCCAACTACTTCCTCAACTTCAAAAGAAAGGTGGTGGCACGCTCCCAACCCCAGCAAACCCCTCCTGGC CCATCTCCTCCAACCACATCCTCCTCCTTGTGTCACCCCCCCCAGGTGAGGAACAAGGTCTACTCCTGCATCCTTGGCCTGCGTCCTCCCAACCAGATCTACTTCGGCAGCAGGTcgccccaggagctgctgaaagCCTCAGGGCTCACACAG AAATGGGTCCTGCGGGAGATCTCCAACTTCGAGTACCTCATGCAGCTGAACACGATCGCAGGGCGCACCTACAACGACCTCTCCCAGTACCCCGTG TTCCCCTGGATCCTGCGGGATTACGTCTCAGAGACCCTTGACCTCACCAACCCAGCTGTGTTTCGGGACCTGTCCAAGCCCATCGGGGTGGCCAACGAGCGGCATGCCCGGGACGTGAAGGAGAA GTACGAGAGCTTTGAAGACCCCACGGGCACGGTGGACAAGTTCCACTACGGCACACACTACTCCAACGCGGCAGGCGTCATGCACTACCTGATCCGCACCGAGCCCTTCACCACCCTCCACATCCAGCTGCAGAGCGGCAG GTTTGACTGCTCGGACCGGCAGTTCCACTCGGTGCCAGCAGCGTGGCAAGCCCGCATGGAGAACCCGGTGGACGTCAAGGAGCTCATCCCCGAGTTCTTCTACTTCCCTGAGTTCCTGGAGAACCAGAACG gctttgacctgggctgcctgcagctgtccaACGAGAAGGTGGGCGACGTGGTGCTGCCCCGGTGGGCCAGCTCTCGAGAGGACTTCATCTGCCAGCACCGCAAAGCCCTG GAGTCGGAGTATGTCTCAGCCCACCTCCACGAGTGGATTGACCTCATCTTTGGCTACAAGCAACGAGGCCCAGCCGCCGTGGAGGCCCTCAATGTCTTCTACTACTGCACCTATGAGG gaGCCGTGGACCTGGATGCCATCGCCGACGAGACGCAaaggaaggctctggagggcaTCATCAGCAACTTTGGGCAGACACCTTGCCAGCTGCTCAAG GAGCCCCACCCTGCCCGGCTGTCGGCAGAAAGCGCAGCCCGGAGGCTGGCCCGCCTCGACACCCGCTCACCCAACGTCTTCGAGAACCTGGACCAGCTCAAGTCCTTCTTTGTGGAG GGCATCAGTGATGGGGTGGCCTTGGTGCAAGCCGTGGTCCCCAAGAACCAGGCACACTCCTTCATCACTCAGGGATCCCCAGATgtcctggtgagtgtggggaaacttgaggcacagGTGGATTCTGGTGACCTAGGAGGTGCAGGACCAAACCTGAGGTTGGctgcagtggtgggagctgggTCACCCCCATCTACCCAGGTCACCGTGAGTGCCAACGGCTTGCTGGGAACCCACAACTGGTTACCCTACGACAAGAACATCTCCAACTACTTCAGCTTCACCAAAGACCCTACTGTCTCCAACACAAA GACCCAGCGCTTCCTGCAGGGCCCTTTTGCCCCCGGCGCGGACCTCTGCTCCCGCACGCTGGCCGTGTCCCCCGACGGgaagctgctcttcagtggagGGCACTGGGACAACAGCCTCCGTGTCACCTCGCTGGCCAAAGGGAAGGTGGTTGGGCACATCACCCGGCACATAG ATGTTGTCACCTGCCTGGCGCTTGACCTCTGCGGCATCTACCTCATTTCTGGGTCCCGGGACACCACCTGCATGGTGTGGCAGGTCCTACAGCAG GGTGGGTTTTCCAGCGGCTTGGCTCCCAAACCTGCCCAGGTCCTGTACGGCCACGACGCCGAGGTGACCTGCGTGGCTATCAGCACCGAGCTGGACATGGCTGTGTCAGGCTCCAAG GACGGCACCATCATCATCCACACCATCCGCCGGGGGCTCTTCATCCGCTCCCTGCGGCCGCCCGGAGAGAGCTCACCCCCGGCTGCCCTCTCCCACCTGGCCGtggggccagaggggcaggTGGTCGCCCAAACCAGCATGGGCCAACGAGCCTGCCTGAAG GACAGGTTTGGGTTGCACCTCTACTCGGTCAACGGGAAGCACCTCTCCTCCGTGCCCCTGGACGAGGAGGTGACAGCCATGTGCCTCACCGAGGACTTCGTGGTGCTGGGGACCGTGCAGTGCGGGCTGGAGATCcgtgacctccagag CCTCAAGGCAGCTGTGCCCCCTGTACCCATGAGGGTGCCCATCCACAGTGTGTCcgtcaccaaggagaagagtCACATCTTGGTGGGCTTGGAGGATGGCAAGCTCATCGTGGTgggggctgggcagcctgctgag gTGCGGCCAGGCCAGTTCCACCGGCGGCTGTGGCGTTCCACGCGTCGAATCTCCCAGGTCTCAGCTGGTGAGACAGAGTACAACGCTGCGGAGGGCAGGGGCTAG
- the LOC135185809 gene encoding D-serine dehydratase-like — MAGQTDSNPSKWLGAPLEQLPTPALALDQAKVRRNAERMRKQCRALGLRLRPHVKTHKTLEGAELATGGGRGGIVVSTLAEAWFFAAGGFEDILYAYPLPAGRMQDCVALAQRLQNFQVLLDSAEALALLRQHPLPDGKRWHVWLKLDCGNGRAGVRPTDPSALSLARAIAEEAPEEVTLVGIYAHCGNTYGCRDVAAVQDTARATTMAVVDFVTELRAAGVSCPEASIGSTPSCSHPVPEMSLLTEVHPGNYLFYDLQQTQLGSCQLEDVAIRVLTRVVGHYPHRNQLLVDCGWTGLSLHGRDQGPFGCAAIEGHPELRLVGMTQEHGQVEAIDGPLDFESFPVGSILALIPYHACATAAMHPVYYVHAKGKVVELWHPVRGW; from the exons ATGGCAGGACAGACGGACAG TAACCCCAGTAAGTGGCTGGGAGCCCCACTGGAGCAGTTGCCCACCCCGGCGCTGGCGCTGGACCAGGCGAAGGTTCGGCGCAACGCGGAGCGGATGCGGAAGCAGTGCCGGGCCCTGGGGCTGCGCCTGCGCCCCCACGTCAAGACACACAAGACGCT ggagggCGCGGAGCTGGCGACGGGCGGCGGGCGCGGTGGCATCGTGGTGTCCACGCTGGCCGAGGCGTGGTTCTTCGCGGCGGGGGGCTTCGAGGACATCCTTTACGCCTACCCACTGCCGGCGGGGAGGATGCAGGACTGCGTCGCCTTGGCTCAGCGTCTCCAGAACTTCCAGGTCCTCCTGGACAGCGCCGAGGCTTTGGCTCTTCTCCGCCAGCACCCGCTGCCCGACGGCAAGCGGTGGCACGTCTGGCTCAAGCTGGACTGTGGCAATGGAAGGG CTGGCGTCAGACCCACGGACCCCAGCGCCCTGTCCCTCGCCCGAGCCATCGCCGAGGAGGCGCCGGAGGAGGTGACACTAGTGGGGATCTACGCTCACTGCGGCAACACCTACGGCTGCCGCGATGTCGCAGCTGTCCAAGACACTGCCCGGGCCACCACCATGGCCGTGGTTGACTTTGTCACCGA GCTGCGTGCAGCAGGGGTCTCGTGTCCCGAGGCCAGCATTGGCTCCACTCCGTCCTGCAGCCACCCGGTgccagagatgtccctgctgaccgaGGTCCACCCAGGCAACTACCTCTTCTACG ACCTCCAGCAGACCCAGCTGGGTTCCTGTCAGCTGGAGGATGTGGCCATCCGTGTCCTCACCAGGGTCGTCGGGCATTACCCCCACCGCAACCAGCTGCTGGTGGACTGTGGGTGGACTGGCCTCAGCCTCCACGGCCGTGACCAAGGGCCTTTTGGCTGCGCTGCCATCGAGGGACATCCTGAGCTCAG GCTGGTGGGGATGACACAGGAGCACGGGCAGGTGGAAGCCATAGATGGACCTTTGGACTTTGAGAGCTTCCCAGTGGGCAGCATTTTGGCTCTCATCCCCTACCAT gcctgtgccactgctgccatGCACCCTGTCTACTACGTCCATGCCaaggggaaggtggtggaactcTGGCACCCAGTCCGTGGCTGGTAG